One region of Mucilaginibacter gotjawali genomic DNA includes:
- a CDS encoding M16 family metallopeptidase, protein MQIRKKVWCVLTAAAFISLSARAQKVDFTEYDLPNGLHVILHTDHHAPVVAVSVMYHVGSKNEVAGRTGFAHFFEHLLFEGSDNIKRGQFMKIVSANGGTNNANTTQDRTFYFEVFPSNYLETGLWLESERMMHPVINDIGVKIQDEVVKEERRQSFDNRPYGNFSNVVARDLFAAHPYKNGVIGEMKDIDAAKLDEFKQFFKQYYVPNNAVLTIAGDIDPIKTKALISSYFGPIPGGPAVVYHKIEEAPITKPIIDTFYDANIQIPLILEAYRVPGRNTRDAKVMQMISSILSTGGSSKLYKKMVDEKKDALQVLAFNIGLEDYGMYIVGALPNNNATPAALLKDMNEEIVKLQTDLISQEDYDKLENQMEDNYVNANSRQIGIAESLATGYTFYHKNTNELNEELAVYKSITREDIRDAAKKYLDANQRLELYYLPGKAKAK, encoded by the coding sequence ATGCAAATACGAAAAAAAGTATGGTGCGTTCTAACTGCTGCGGCGTTTATAAGCTTAAGCGCCAGGGCGCAAAAAGTTGACTTCACCGAATACGACCTCCCTAACGGATTGCACGTAATTTTGCATACCGACCACCATGCACCTGTGGTAGCGGTATCGGTAATGTACCACGTAGGATCAAAAAACGAAGTGGCTGGCCGTACCGGCTTCGCGCATTTTTTTGAGCACCTGCTGTTTGAAGGCAGCGATAACATTAAACGTGGCCAGTTTATGAAGATCGTTTCGGCCAATGGCGGCACCAATAACGCTAATACCACGCAGGACCGTACCTTTTATTTCGAGGTTTTTCCAAGTAACTACCTGGAAACAGGGCTTTGGCTGGAAAGCGAACGCATGATGCACCCCGTAATTAACGATATCGGCGTAAAAATACAGGACGAAGTGGTGAAAGAGGAACGCCGCCAGAGCTTTGATAACCGCCCCTATGGTAACTTCAGCAACGTAGTTGCCCGCGACCTGTTTGCCGCCCACCCCTACAAAAACGGCGTTATCGGCGAGATGAAGGATATTGATGCTGCCAAACTGGATGAATTTAAACAGTTTTTTAAACAATATTACGTACCCAACAACGCGGTGCTCACCATTGCCGGCGACATCGACCCGATAAAAACAAAGGCACTCATCAGCAGTTATTTTGGCCCTATACCGGGTGGCCCTGCAGTAGTTTACCATAAAATAGAAGAGGCGCCGATAACCAAACCTATTATTGACACTTTTTATGATGCCAATATCCAGATCCCGCTGATACTGGAAGCTTACCGTGTGCCCGGCCGCAATACCAGGGATGCCAAAGTGATGCAGATGATCAGCAGCATATTGTCAACCGGCGGATCCTCCAAACTGTATAAAAAAATGGTGGACGAAAAGAAAGACGCCCTGCAGGTGCTTGCCTTTAATATCGGGCTGGAAGATTATGGTATGTACATCGTCGGCGCATTGCCCAATAACAACGCTACCCCTGCTGCATTGTTAAAGGACATGAACGAGGAAATAGTTAAGCTGCAAACCGACCTGATAAGCCAGGAAGATTATGATAAACTGGAAAACCAGATGGAAGACAACTATGTAAATGCCAACAGCCGCCAGATAGGCATTGCTGAAAGCCTGGCCACCGGTTATACTTTTTATCATAAAAACACCAACGAACTAAATGAGGAACTGGCGGTGTATAAATCCATCACCAGGGAAGACATAAGGGATGCGGCAAAAAAATACCTGGATGCCAACCAGCGCCTTGAATTGTATTATTTACCCGGTAAGGCAAAAGCTAAATAA
- a CDS encoding DUF1801 domain-containing protein, whose translation MTIPEFLAALPADRQELMNSLHEAIVANDPKVTCSIKPMMGKEMIMYEEGHYMKYALASVKSHMSLHCMPIYMNAAFHTKYTPLLPAAKFQKGCINFTSADDMPVAIVAALIADCAPVNIPAMLENRKKK comes from the coding sequence ATGACGATACCCGAATTTTTAGCCGCTTTGCCGGCCGACAGGCAGGAATTGATGAACAGCCTTCACGAGGCAATTGTTGCGAACGACCCGAAAGTGACCTGCTCCATTAAACCGATGATGGGCAAAGAAATGATCATGTACGAGGAGGGCCATTATATGAAATACGCACTGGCCAGCGTAAAAAGTCATATGTCGCTGCATTGTATGCCCATTTATATGAATGCGGCTTTCCATACCAAATATACGCCGCTGTTGCCTGCCGCCAAATTTCAAAAGGGTTGTATCAATTTTACAAGCGCCGACGACATGCCGGTTGCCATTGTTGCCGCCCTGATTGCTGATTGCGCGCCCGTCAATATCCCGGCAATGCTGGAGAACAGGAAAAAGAAATAA
- a CDS encoding tetratricopeptide repeat protein has translation MTTRIFAFLFFIMAGLLASAQTTKEKAAALRAELRGEIARAWDTNMYNWNMEKAKKALRMDDCAEAYLLRGECYRDLKKYDDAIADFKKAIKLDPQYIDAYLTLGNFYNSQDKSTEALENFNKVLELSPGNADATRGIAVSYYTLKRWDESQALFTKLMDADKDKAPWYYILGRLNLDRGKYRESVDWFRKALALTPKDEYTREYLNKALQLLPVDQNIATADNKNRTVAQGCKSGNCNTGDGLAYLKSADGKNSWQYKGHFVNGLRNGQGSSKDSTGGDKPYLICYEGNFSNDKKEGKSRAFKKTWNAGKKAWVTVVEWDGFFSNDALNGDAKVSFFDASGNGDTIAVLSGRYLDNVQKEGKRTYIHYSDYMNGTWTSNDWSRPTATVTFTPKGTHDVIEGMFKNDDKDSPFDCDGKYYSVRNKKAKTYPFKADGPAWLYTIYWPIAAADAIRIVDGPGVSLEEFDRQEQARQNNSQTGNNTAPVTRKVQRIRTTCSVCFGSGQTSRLEDWSNSSSTTIARVYQTCYRCHGTGYE, from the coding sequence ATGACCACCAGGATATTTGCTTTTCTATTTTTTATAATGGCAGGCTTACTGGCCTCTGCACAAACCACTAAGGAAAAAGCTGCAGCACTGCGGGCTGAGTTGCGAGGTGAAATTGCACGTGCCTGGGACACCAATATGTATAACTGGAACATGGAAAAAGCAAAAAAGGCTTTGCGAATGGACGACTGCGCTGAAGCCTACCTGCTACGCGGAGAATGCTACCGCGACCTGAAAAAATACGATGATGCCATCGCCGATTTTAAAAAAGCCATAAAGCTCGATCCGCAGTATATCGATGCTTATCTCACACTCGGCAACTTCTATAATTCGCAGGATAAAAGCACAGAAGCGCTTGAAAATTTTAACAAAGTGCTTGAACTGTCGCCCGGTAATGCCGACGCAACCCGGGGTATTGCAGTTAGCTATTACACCTTAAAACGCTGGGACGAATCGCAGGCGCTGTTCACCAAATTAATGGATGCCGATAAAGATAAAGCGCCCTGGTACTATATTTTAGGGAGGCTAAACCTTGACAGGGGCAAATACCGTGAATCTGTTGATTGGTTTAGAAAAGCGCTTGCCCTGACGCCCAAAGATGAATATACCCGCGAATACCTGAACAAGGCCCTGCAACTACTGCCGGTTGACCAAAACATAGCGACTGCGGATAATAAAAACAGGACAGTAGCACAAGGTTGTAAAAGCGGTAATTGCAATACCGGCGACGGCCTTGCATACCTGAAGAGCGCTGACGGCAAAAACTCGTGGCAATATAAAGGGCACTTCGTTAATGGCTTACGCAATGGACAGGGATCTTCAAAGGATTCAACAGGCGGCGATAAACCCTACCTCATTTGTTACGAAGGGAACTTTAGCAATGATAAAAAAGAGGGTAAAAGCCGCGCATTTAAAAAAACGTGGAATGCCGGCAAAAAAGCCTGGGTTACGGTAGTGGAGTGGGATGGCTTTTTCAGCAACGACGCCTTAAACGGCGATGCAAAAGTGAGCTTTTTTGATGCATCCGGCAATGGCGATACCATTGCGGTGTTATCGGGCCGTTACCTGGATAACGTTCAAAAGGAAGGTAAGCGCACTTATATCCATTACAGCGATTATATGAACGGAACCTGGACCAGCAATGATTGGAGCCGGCCAACAGCCACGGTTACTTTTACACCTAAGGGCACCCACGATGTGATTGAAGGCATGTTTAAAAACGATGATAAAGACAGCCCCTTTGATTGCGACGGCAAATATTACAGCGTACGCAATAAAAAAGCCAAAACCTATCCCTTTAAAGCCGACGGGCCCGCCTGGTTATACACCATTTACTGGCCTATTGCAGCGGCTGATGCCATAAGAATTGTAGACGGCCCCGGCGTATCGCTCGAAGAATTTGACCGGCAGGAGCAAGCGCGGCAGAACAACAGCCAAACCGGCAACAATACGGCCCCGGTAACACGTAAGGTGCAACGGATCCGTACCACCTGTTCAGTATGTTTTGGGTCAGGCCAAACATCCAGGCTCGAAGACTGGTCAAATAGCAGCAGCACAACCATTGCCAGGGTTTACCAAACCTGTTACCGCTGCCATGGTACGGGGTACGAATAG
- a CDS encoding carboxymuconolactone decarboxylase family protein, which produces MPHIPLDENLPGITGLLNFRQDTALPIRQLTQILLRGESTLSEGERELIATVTSFGNQCKFCTAAHTAAADALLGEHETAEMVKHDPENAPVSHKMKQLLEVARRVQADARTVSPELVAKAREAGATDMELHDTVLIAALFCLYNKYVDGLASVTPTEPAFYDRLANILKNNGYLPSPNRYASLNETK; this is translated from the coding sequence ATGCCTCATATTCCCTTAGACGAGAACTTACCCGGTATTACCGGTTTGCTGAATTTTCGGCAGGATACCGCTTTACCTATCCGCCAACTGACACAAATTTTGCTTCGCGGAGAGTCAACACTGTCTGAAGGCGAGCGCGAACTGATCGCCACGGTAACCTCCTTTGGTAACCAGTGCAAGTTTTGCACCGCCGCACATACTGCCGCTGCCGATGCATTGCTGGGTGAACACGAAACCGCCGAAATGGTAAAACACGACCCGGAAAACGCGCCCGTAAGCCATAAGATGAAACAATTGCTGGAGGTGGCCCGCCGTGTGCAGGCCGATGCCCGCACCGTTAGCCCCGAACTTGTAGCCAAAGCCCGTGAAGCCGGCGCTACCGATATGGAACTGCACGATACTGTGCTGATTGCCGCGCTGTTTTGCCTGTATAACAAATATGTGGACGGGCTGGCAAGTGTTACCCCCACTGAACCGGCCTTTTATGATCGCCTGGCTAATATCCTCAAAAACAACGGCTACCTGCCATCGCCAAACAGGTATGCCAGCCTGAATGAAACTAAATAA
- a CDS encoding DUF3179 domain-containing (seleno)protein, with translation MKNQTNPWLFWTGMILLVVPGLIHAYLLMPFPGSQELNAMTVSYYLEKMVWPLRAAGILMLVRYLIKYFPRNSKTAKIVKASALAICLVSFYYTDFAYKASTMFEEPRTIKFATAAGNKVPENFVVIGVVNDGVAKAYPVDYLGYHHKVQDNVGKLPVLVTYCTMCRTGRVYSPIVNGKRQNFRLVGARHYNAIIEDEDTKTWWYQATGLAAAGKLKGQRLKELPYEQATLKSWLAKYPNSLILQSDAHFISDYNDLKNYDRIQYVDHDSTIKNKDTLMRKSWVLSVIVHGQAKAYDWRHLFKKRVLNDRVAVTPVVVTIEPDSLTHHAFNSYVNGKTLHFKADTTGTLTDLETASTWDWDGLSTAGTLKGTQLTKIQAYQEYWHSWKHFHPNTLFWKE, from the coding sequence ATGAAGAACCAAACTAATCCATGGCTTTTTTGGACGGGCATGATATTGCTTGTTGTCCCCGGTTTAATACATGCTTACCTGCTGATGCCTTTCCCGGGCAGCCAGGAATTAAATGCGATGACCGTATCGTACTATCTTGAAAAAATGGTATGGCCCTTAAGGGCGGCAGGCATATTGATGCTGGTGAGATACCTGATCAAATACTTTCCCCGAAACAGCAAAACAGCAAAGATTGTTAAAGCTTCGGCGCTGGCAATTTGCCTGGTTAGTTTTTATTATACCGATTTTGCGTACAAGGCCTCCACCATGTTTGAGGAGCCGCGTACCATTAAATTCGCAACAGCTGCCGGTAATAAAGTGCCCGAAAATTTTGTGGTGATCGGCGTCGTAAACGATGGCGTGGCAAAAGCCTACCCGGTTGATTATTTGGGTTATCACCATAAAGTGCAGGACAATGTGGGCAAGCTGCCCGTATTGGTTACCTATTGCACCATGTGCCGCACAGGCAGGGTTTACAGCCCTATTGTTAATGGCAAAAGGCAAAACTTCAGGCTGGTAGGGGCAAGGCATTATAACGCCATTATTGAAGACGAAGACACCAAAACCTGGTGGTACCAGGCCACAGGGCTGGCTGCGGCAGGTAAACTGAAAGGACAGCGTTTAAAAGAGCTGCCATATGAGCAGGCCACTTTGAAGTCATGGCTGGCAAAGTATCCAAACTCGCTCATCCTGCAATCCGATGCACATTTTATCAGCGATTATAACGACCTGAAAAACTACGACCGCATACAATATGTTGACCATGACAGCACTATTAAAAACAAGGATACCCTGATGCGCAAAAGCTGGGTGCTCAGCGTTATTGTACACGGGCAGGCAAAAGCGTACGACTGGCGACACCTGTTTAAAAAACGGGTACTGAACGACCGGGTTGCCGTTACACCGGTAGTAGTAACCATTGAGCCCGACAGCCTTACCCACCATGCTTTTAACAGTTATGTAAACGGCAAAACCCTGCACTTTAAAGCGGATACGACCGGCACTTTAACCGACCTTGAAACAGCATCCACCTGGGATTGGGACGGCCTAAGCACCGCCGGAACCCTGAAAGGTACCCAATTAACCAAAATACAAGCCTACCAGGAGTACTGGCACAGCTGGAAGCATTTTCATCCGAATACTTTGTTTTGGAAGGAGTAG
- a CDS encoding GMC oxidoreductase yields the protein MPTEQTTYDAIVIGSGISGGWAAKELCELGLKTLVLERGRDVEHIKDYPTATMDPWEFKHRGQMTLEYLKENPYISKAAGLGEECAHFFIKDKDHPYIQEKPFEWIRGYQVGGKSLTWGRACQRWSEFEFTNPAKFGYGIEWPIGYTDVAPWYSHVEKFIGVCGNKDGIEAMPDGEFLPPFDMNAVQSHLSRSIKQNYPDRHLVHARWAHLTQPNQIHLDQGRAKCHARNECMRGCPFGGYFSSNSSTLPWAKRTGNLTIRPFSVVHSIIYDEQKGKASGVRVIDANTKKVTEFSAKIVFVNASALNTNLVLLNSTSNRFPNGLGNDNGLLGKYVAFQNYRASITATVDGFADSYYFGRNPTELILANYTNLHRHEKDYFGGFTTFMGAYRPNHPDVVPGNEIGGEYKDALTEPGNWRLYMYMQGETVPKASNHVRLSKDQKDQWGIPLLITSVEYDDNDERMIQDFLKQSREMLEKAGCKNIETNENKQAPGLDIHEMGGCRMGKDPATSLLNEHNQLHHCKNVFVTDGACMTSTGNQSPSILYMALTARAANFAADELKKGNL from the coding sequence ATGCCAACAGAACAAACAACATACGATGCCATTGTGATCGGCTCGGGCATCAGCGGTGGATGGGCCGCTAAAGAACTTTGCGAACTGGGTTTAAAAACCCTCGTACTGGAGCGCGGCCGGGATGTGGAACACATTAAAGATTACCCCACTGCCACTATGGATCCCTGGGAGTTTAAACACCGCGGCCAGATGACATTGGAGTATCTTAAAGAGAATCCCTACATCAGCAAAGCAGCAGGTTTGGGCGAGGAATGCGCACACTTTTTTATAAAAGACAAAGATCATCCCTATATACAGGAAAAGCCTTTTGAGTGGATCCGTGGCTACCAGGTGGGCGGTAAATCGCTCACCTGGGGGCGTGCCTGCCAGCGCTGGAGCGAATTTGAATTTACCAACCCGGCAAAGTTTGGCTACGGTATCGAGTGGCCCATTGGTTATACAGATGTGGCGCCATGGTATTCGCACGTGGAGAAATTTATTGGCGTATGCGGCAATAAGGACGGGATTGAGGCCATGCCCGACGGCGAGTTCTTACCGCCTTTTGATATGAATGCGGTGCAATCGCATTTAAGCCGCAGCATCAAACAAAACTACCCCGACCGCCACCTGGTACATGCCCGCTGGGCGCATTTAACCCAGCCCAACCAGATCCACCTTGACCAGGGCCGTGCCAAATGCCATGCCCGTAACGAGTGTATGCGCGGTTGCCCTTTTGGCGGGTATTTTAGTTCTAACAGTTCAACTTTGCCGTGGGCAAAGCGTACGGGCAACCTTACCATAAGGCCTTTTTCGGTGGTGCACTCTATCATTTATGATGAGCAAAAAGGCAAAGCCAGCGGCGTAAGGGTGATTGATGCCAATACCAAAAAAGTAACTGAGTTTTCGGCGAAGATCGTGTTTGTGAATGCATCTGCGCTCAATACCAATCTGGTGCTGCTCAACTCTACTTCAAACCGTTTCCCCAATGGTTTGGGTAATGACAACGGTTTGCTTGGTAAATATGTCGCCTTTCAGAATTACCGGGCATCTATCACCGCTACGGTGGATGGCTTTGCCGATAGCTACTATTTCGGGCGAAATCCTACCGAACTCATCCTGGCCAATTATACCAACCTGCACCGGCACGAGAAGGATTATTTTGGCGGATTTACCACGTTTATGGGGGCCTACAGGCCTAATCACCCGGATGTTGTGCCGGGCAATGAGATTGGGGGCGAATATAAAGATGCCTTAACAGAACCCGGCAACTGGCGCCTGTATATGTACATGCAGGGCGAAACAGTGCCCAAAGCAAGTAACCACGTACGCCTCAGCAAAGATCAAAAGGACCAATGGGGCATACCTTTATTGATTACATCGGTGGAGTATGATGATAATGATGAACGCATGATTCAGGATTTTTTAAAGCAAAGCCGCGAAATGCTGGAGAAAGCCGGTTGCAAAAACATCGAAACCAATGAAAATAAACAGGCCCCGGGTTTGGATATCCACGAAATGGGCGGCTGCCGTATGGGTAAAGACCCGGCAACATCCCTGCTAAACGAACATAATCAGCTGCACCATTGTAAAAACGTGTTTGTTACTGATGGCGCCTGCATGACGAGTACCGGCAATCAAAGTCCTTCGATACTATACATGGCTTTAACGGCAAGGGCCGCTAATTTTGCTGCTGATGAGTTGAAGAAGGGGAATCTTTAG
- a CDS encoding class I fructose-bisphosphate aldolase, with amino-acid sequence MKTKELSNTIKSLLAGDKGLLAMDESTGTCNKRFEEAGIPQTIEYHRAYREMIVTAPGLGKCISGAILFDETIHQATKEGVLFIDILKKAGIVPGIKVDEGTTDLAGFPGEKITLGLDGLKERLARYYQLGLRFAKWRAVISISSVLPGRGCIEANMHALARYAALCQEAGIVPIVEPEVLMDGPHDLKKCFDVTSRVQHVLFDQLYGQNVNLKYLILKPNMVLPGLSNPKPASIDKVAEATVNCLLQSVPAMVPGIAFLSGGQSAELATAHLNAMHVNFKGKLPWALTFSFARAIQQPAMELWKGKDENVAVAQKMLYHRASLDNAARRGEYTPEMERVFV; translated from the coding sequence ATGAAAACAAAAGAACTCAGTAATACCATCAAATCACTATTGGCCGGCGACAAAGGCCTGCTGGCCATGGACGAAAGTACAGGCACCTGTAATAAGCGCTTTGAAGAAGCCGGCATCCCCCAAACCATAGAATACCACCGTGCTTACCGCGAAATGATTGTTACTGCTCCCGGACTCGGCAAGTGCATCAGCGGTGCTATTTTGTTTGATGAAACCATTCACCAGGCTACAAAAGAGGGCGTGCTGTTTATTGACATACTGAAGAAAGCAGGAATAGTACCCGGTATTAAAGTTGATGAAGGCACCACCGACCTTGCTGGTTTTCCGGGCGAAAAAATAACCCTGGGTTTGGATGGCTTAAAGGAGCGCTTAGCCAGGTATTACCAATTGGGCCTGCGCTTTGCCAAATGGCGGGCGGTAATTTCCATCAGTTCTGTACTGCCCGGCAGGGGGTGTATCGAAGCCAATATGCATGCCCTTGCCCGGTATGCGGCCCTGTGCCAGGAAGCGGGTATTGTGCCGATAGTGGAGCCCGAAGTATTAATGGATGGCCCGCACGACTTAAAAAAATGTTTTGATGTAACCTCGCGCGTACAGCATGTTTTGTTTGACCAGTTATATGGCCAAAATGTTAATTTAAAATACCTGATACTGAAGCCCAATATGGTATTGCCCGGTTTAAGCAACCCAAAACCGGCAAGCATTGATAAAGTTGCCGAAGCTACGGTTAACTGTCTTTTACAATCCGTCCCGGCAATGGTACCCGGGATAGCTTTTTTATCAGGCGGACAATCGGCTGAGCTGGCAACCGCGCATCTTAATGCCATGCATGTAAATTTTAAGGGCAAACTACCCTGGGCGCTCACTTTCTCCTTTGCCAGGGCCATACAGCAACCCGCTATGGAATTATGGAAAGGCAAGGATGAAAATGTAGCTGTCGCCCAAAAAATGCTTTACCATCGCGCAAGTTTGGATAACGCAGCCCGCCGGGGTGAATATACGCCGGAGATGGAGAGGGTGTTTGTTTAG
- a CDS encoding type I phosphomannose isomerase catalytic subunit: MAPTALYPLKFDPIYQYRIWGGRRLSNLLLKPLPPDDPIGEAWILSDRDDHPSKVSNGNLQGQTINQLIENSSAELLGKLAGKFKRFPLLLKFLDCQKVLSVQVHPADQLKKYIPKGENGKTEAWVVLQTGKDALIYAGLKPGTTKELIRTDLDAHTVGDDLASFKPTVGDAVLIKAGTVHTLNDVVVFEVQENSDVTYRLYDWDRVDEKTGQPRDLQVEEALACIDFSKTDIKPSIPIKIDEGIDKGHALCEKLLSDEHFKVWRLTSELPFMVGKMATCRILVNIEGDGEIEYNDELYPFKKGEVMLLPASVGSCPFVPKGKVVLLEVALPEG, encoded by the coding sequence ATGGCACCAACAGCACTTTATCCCTTAAAATTCGACCCTATTTACCAGTACCGGATCTGGGGCGGCAGAAGATTGTCAAATCTGTTATTGAAACCCTTACCGCCGGATGACCCCATAGGCGAGGCCTGGATTTTAAGCGATCGGGATGATCACCCCAGTAAAGTCAGCAACGGTAACTTGCAGGGCCAAACTATTAACCAGCTGATTGAAAACTCGTCAGCCGAATTATTAGGTAAGCTTGCAGGCAAGTTTAAAAGATTTCCATTATTATTAAAATTTTTGGATTGCCAGAAGGTGCTGTCGGTACAGGTACACCCGGCCGATCAGCTTAAAAAATATATCCCCAAAGGCGAAAACGGCAAAACAGAAGCCTGGGTAGTGCTGCAAACCGGTAAGGATGCCCTGATTTACGCAGGATTAAAACCAGGTACTACTAAAGAACTAATAAGGACGGACCTGGATGCGCATACCGTTGGCGACGACCTGGCCAGTTTTAAACCAACCGTTGGCGACGCGGTATTAATAAAGGCAGGCACGGTACACACCCTGAATGATGTGGTGGTATTTGAGGTGCAGGAAAACAGCGATGTAACCTACCGACTGTACGATTGGGACAGGGTAGACGAAAAAACCGGCCAGCCCCGCGATTTGCAGGTAGAAGAAGCCCTGGCTTGTATTGATTTTAGTAAGACAGATATTAAGCCATCAATACCCATAAAAATTGACGAGGGCATAGATAAAGGCCATGCGCTTTGCGAAAAATTATTAAGCGATGAGCATTTTAAAGTTTGGCGGCTAACCAGCGAATTGCCATTTATGGTAGGGAAAATGGCTACCTGCCGCATACTGGTAAATATTGAAGGCGACGGAGAAATTGAATACAATGACGAATTGTACCCCTTTAAAAAAGGAGAAGTAATGCTGCTGCCGGCGTCGGTCGGTTCGTGCCCTTTTGTGCCTAAAGGAAAGGTGGTTTTGCTGGAGGTTGCCCTACCGGAGGGGTGA
- a CDS encoding HAD-IIB family hydrolase, whose protein sequence is MKKLIVFDLDGTLAESKAAIDEEMSVRLAALLKVAKVAIISGGDWPQFNKQVLAHLPKGKILQNLSILPACGTKFYQYKSGWKLLYAENFTDKQKEKIITSLNTAVEKSGFKAKKTWGEAIEDRGSQITYSALGQQAPLEEKKKWDPDFKKREKVKKLLDKIIPEFAVNLGGATSIDITKHGIDKKYGIHKLRDVLGIAISEMLFIGDAIFPGGNDYPAKQAGVFSVCTSNADETKKIIEGIIGCLDDGKFKKGF, encoded by the coding sequence GTGAAGAAACTAATTGTATTTGACCTTGACGGCACACTTGCCGAAAGTAAGGCCGCCATTGATGAAGAAATGTCGGTCAGGCTGGCAGCGCTGTTAAAGGTTGCCAAAGTTGCCATCATCTCCGGCGGTGACTGGCCGCAGTTTAATAAACAGGTGCTTGCCCATTTACCAAAAGGAAAGATCTTGCAAAACCTGTCAATTTTACCTGCCTGTGGTACCAAGTTCTATCAGTATAAGTCGGGCTGGAAATTGCTTTATGCGGAGAATTTTACGGATAAGCAAAAAGAAAAGATCATTACATCCTTAAATACAGCAGTTGAGAAATCGGGCTTTAAGGCTAAAAAAACATGGGGCGAAGCGATTGAGGACCGTGGGAGCCAGATCACTTATTCGGCGCTGGGGCAGCAGGCGCCGCTGGAGGAAAAGAAAAAATGGGATCCTGATTTTAAAAAGCGCGAAAAGGTTAAAAAGCTGCTGGACAAAATCATCCCTGAATTTGCGGTAAACCTGGGTGGTGCAACTTCCATTGACATCACCAAACATGGCATCGACAAAAAATATGGGATCCATAAGCTGCGGGATGTTTTGGGGATTGCCATCAGCGAAATGTTATTTATAGGTGATGCCATTTTTCCGGGCGGGAATGATTATCCGGCAAAACAGGCCGGCGTATTTTCGGTATGTACCAGTAACGCAGATGAAACAAAAAAAATAATCGAAGGCATAATCGGATGCCTGGATGACGGTAAATTTAAAAAAGGCTTTTAA
- a CDS encoding glycoside hydrolase family 130 protein yields MITVKKEGVLLQKAGFEFEDESVLNPAVIKEGDHIYMFYRAVHTHNYSTIGYCELDGPLSVKTRWEKPFLTPGFEYESHGMEDPRIVKIEGTYYLSYVAFDGDNALGALATSTDLKTFTKHGIIVPKVTYGDFDRYTKAQSKLNEKYLRYNRDAHILADKDLVFFPRRINGKLTFLHRIKPDIQLTAVDELTDLTDEFWVNYFLHFDEHIFLCPKYPHEVSYVGGGCPPIETAHGWLIIYHGVKDAIKGYEYSCCAALMDLDEPFKEIARLPYPLFKPGLDYELKGDVDDVCFPTGTVLQGDTLYIYYGAADELVAAASVSLSGLIEELLKNK; encoded by the coding sequence ATGATAACTGTAAAAAAAGAGGGCGTGCTGTTACAAAAAGCAGGTTTTGAATTTGAAGATGAAAGCGTATTAAACCCTGCAGTGATAAAAGAAGGCGATCATATTTATATGTTTTACCGGGCGGTACATACACACAATTATTCCACTATAGGTTATTGTGAACTGGATGGCCCCTTGTCTGTTAAAACGCGTTGGGAAAAGCCTTTTTTAACACCGGGATTTGAGTATGAATCGCATGGGATGGAAGATCCCCGGATCGTGAAAATAGAGGGCACCTATTATCTTTCCTACGTAGCGTTTGACGGCGACAACGCGCTTGGGGCCTTAGCCACTTCAACAGATCTCAAAACTTTTACCAAACATGGAATCATCGTACCAAAAGTAACTTATGGTGATTTTGACCGGTACACCAAAGCGCAAAGCAAGTTAAATGAAAAATACCTGCGCTATAACCGGGACGCCCATATTTTGGCAGACAAGGACCTGGTTTTTTTTCCGAGGAGAATAAATGGTAAATTAACCTTTTTGCACCGCATAAAGCCTGATATCCAGTTAACGGCTGTGGATGAGCTTACAGATTTAACGGATGAGTTTTGGGTGAATTACTTTTTGCATTTTGATGAGCATATTTTTCTTTGCCCCAAATACCCTCACGAGGTAAGTTATGTGGGCGGCGGCTGCCCTCCGATTGAAACAGCGCATGGTTGGTTAATTATTTACCACGGCGTTAAAGATGCAATAAAAGGTTATGAGTATTCGTGCTGTGCGGCTTTGATGGATCTTGACGAACCTTTTAAAGAGATAGCCCGATTACCTTACCCGCTTTTTAAACCCGGACTGGACTATGAGTTGAAAGGAGATGTAGATGATGTTTGTTTCCCCACCGGCACTGTTTTACAAGGCGATACCCTCTATATTTACTACGGCGCAGCGGATGAACTGGTTGCCGCCGCTTCGGTAAGTTTATCAGGGTTGATTGAGGAGCTATTGAAAAATAAGTAG